The proteins below are encoded in one region of Deltaproteobacteria bacterium:
- a CDS encoding cytochrome c: MRKAIIAAVAAAGLAFSGAAIAADGAKIYKSKCQACHGKGGKGTPMAPAFKGNDFIKGDAAAIKDVILHGRKGAAKKYKKYPIDMPAQKLSDADADAVVKYLKSL, encoded by the coding sequence ATGAGGAAGGCAATAATAGCAGCTGTCGCAGCCGCAGGTCTCGCTTTCTCCGGCGCCGCCATTGCCGCTGACGGCGCGAAGATCTACAAGTCCAAGTGTCAGGCCTGCCACGGCAAGGGCGGCAAGGGCACGCCCATGGCCCCCGCCTTCAAGGGCAACGACTTCATAAAGGGTGACGCCGCCGCCATCAAGGACGTCATCCTCCACGGCCGCAAGGGCGCTGCCAAGAAGTACAAGAAGTACCCCATCGACATGCCGGCCCAGAAGCTCTCCGACGCCGACGCCGATGCGGTGGTCAAGTACCTCAAGAGCCTCTGA
- the cyoE gene encoding protoheme IX farnesyltransferase, whose protein sequence is MSRGKPSAEGARPHGFPGGRDQNFLTRRSPVAIAKYLPLFKIRICGLITFSAVVGFVAAQSGDFSASTMFFLVVATMLASMGASAFNHYFDRDIDTVMERTRGRPLPSRELAGSAPVFLIAAALFLLSLLVSVKALNYMVALHLALGAFTYAFIYTVWLKRRSWLNIIIGGLAGSFAVLAGGASVHPELCMPPLLLAVVMFFWTPSHFWSFAIFHREEYARAGIPMLPVVIGDARTAVYILVNTVLLVVSSLIPFFLGYNGLLYLAAAVAVGVYFIFWNVQLLMTPTREVAWKNFKISMMYLGVLFGAVIIDSAL, encoded by the coding sequence TTGTCGCGGGGGAAGCCTTCTGCAGAAGGGGCTCGGCCCCACGGTTTCCCCGGTGGAAGAGATCAGAACTTCCTTACAAGGAGGTCTCCGGTGGCGATAGCAAAGTACCTTCCGCTCTTCAAGATACGCATCTGCGGTCTCATCACCTTCAGCGCCGTTGTGGGCTTCGTGGCGGCCCAGAGCGGCGATTTCTCGGCGAGCACGATGTTCTTTCTCGTCGTGGCCACCATGCTCGCCTCCATGGGCGCGAGCGCCTTCAACCACTACTTCGACCGCGACATAGACACCGTGATGGAGAGGACGCGGGGCCGGCCGCTGCCCTCGCGCGAGCTCGCAGGCTCGGCGCCGGTCTTCCTCATCGCCGCCGCCCTCTTCCTCCTCTCCCTTCTCGTCTCGGTCAAGGCCCTCAACTACATGGTGGCGCTCCATCTCGCGCTCGGCGCCTTTACCTACGCCTTCATCTACACCGTATGGCTCAAACGCCGGAGCTGGCTCAACATCATCATCGGGGGGCTTGCCGGCAGCTTCGCAGTACTTGCCGGCGGAGCTTCGGTCCATCCCGAGCTATGCATGCCGCCGCTTCTGCTCGCCGTGGTCATGTTCTTCTGGACGCCGTCGCACTTCTGGAGCTTCGCCATCTTCCACCGCGAGGAGTACGCCAGGGCGGGCATCCCCATGCTGCCGGTCGTCATAGGCGATGCCAGGACGGCCGTCTACATCCTGGTAAACACGGTGCTCCTTGTCGTCTCCTCTCTCATACCATTTTTCCTCGGCTACAACGGCCTCCTGTATCTCGCCGCCGCCGTTGCCGTGGGCGTCTATTTCATCTTCTGGAACGTGCAGCTTCTCATGACGCCGACGCGCGAAGTCGCCTGGAAGAACTTCAAGATATCGATGATGTATCTCGGCGTGCTCTTCGGCGCCGTCATAATCGATTCGGCCCTGTAG